In Rattus rattus isolate New Zealand chromosome 9, Rrattus_CSIRO_v1, whole genome shotgun sequence, a genomic segment contains:
- the LOC116909544 gene encoding phosphoglycerate mutase 1-like, whose translation MAAYKLVLIRHREGAWNLENRFGDWYGADLSPAGHEEAKRGGQALPDAGYEFDICFTSVQKRAIRTLWTVLDAIDQMWLPVVRTRRFNDRHYGGLTGLNKAETAAKRGEARVKIWRRSYDVLPPPVEPDHPFYSNISKDRRYADLTEDQPPSCESPKDIITRALPFWNEEIVPQVKDGERVLIAAHDNNLGGIVKHLEGLSEEAIMELNLPTGNPIVYELNKNLKPIKPMQFLGDETERKAMGAVAAQGKVKK comes from the coding sequence ATGGCTGCCTACAAGTTGGTGCTGATCCGGCATAGGGAGGGCGCCTGGAACCTGGAGAACCGCTTTGGCGACTGGTACGGCGCCGACCTGAGCCCAGCGGGCCACGAGGAGGCGAAGCGCGGCGGGCAGGCATTGCCAGATGCTGGCTATGAGTTTGACATCTGCTTCACCTCTGTGCAGAAGAGAGCAATCCGGACCCTCTGGACAGTCCTGGATGCCATTGACCAGATGTGGTTGCCAGTGGTCAGGACCCGGCGCTTCAATGATCGACACTATGGGGGTCTAACAGGTCTCAACAAAGCAGAAACTGCTGCTAAGCGTGGTGAGGCACGGGTAAAGATCTGGAGACGATCTTACGATGTTCTGCCGCCTCCAGTGGAGCCTGATCATCCCTTCTACAGCAACATCAGCAAGGACCGCAGGTACGCAGACCTTACTGAGGACCAGCCACCCTCCTGTGAGAGCCCGAAGGATATTATTACCAGAGCACTGCCCTTCTGGAATGAAGAAATTGTCCCCCAGGTCAAGGATGGGGAAAGGGTCTTGATTGCTGCCCATGACAACAACCTTGGGGGCATCGTCAAGCATCTGGAGGGTctgtcagaagaggccatcatgGAGCTGAACCTGCCAACTGGCAACCCCATTGTCTATGAACTGAACAAGAACTTGAAGCCCATCAAGCCCATGCAGTTCCTGGGAGATGAGACCGAGCGTAAAGCCATGGGAGCTGTGGCCGCTCAGGGCAAGGTGAAGAAGTGA
- the Tefm gene encoding transcription elongation factor, mitochondrial — MAWRTNLACLIKAGGRTRWFPLPEYSSVSPVLHNTCSRRKSTAPEKLAASIAACDTNGKEPGTALGRLYSPEQQASILHVLNTASDKELEAFRLLRGRKSVNIVEHRKKFGPFQSLESLIGVPLIQYKTAVEVCNSILCPENRQRKKSQEKWLPRKFIKPGVEKERLKAVNSIVSIVFGTRRIAWAHLDRKPTVLDWQQAECWKLTNKTYPSSFYLEEISSVVSKIPKADLYILEKSGLSIQNTSLLPILLHFLITEAMLYALLNKTFAKDGQHRVLSINRNAVGKHFDLMIGDTRTSGRELVKQFLSESVLKEQPRVFFPRELAVQYRQKIGKSSHRIEELYDSLLQAVAFYELVFGSGSELKC, encoded by the exons ATGGCTTGGAGGACTAACCTTGCTTGCCTCATCAAGGCCGGAG GGAGGACGAGATGGTTTCCACTCCCAGAGTACTCATCCGTGTCTCCAGTCCTACATAATACCTGTTCTCGGAGAAAGTCCACGGCGCCTGAGAAACTTGCTGCCAGTATTGCTGCTTGTGATACAAATGGAAAGGAGCCTGGGACTGCACTGGGCAGGCTCTACTCCCCAGAGCAGCAGGCCTCTATCTTACACGTGTTGAATACAGCTTCTGATAAAGAACTGGAGGCTTTCAGATTGCTTCGGGGAAGAAAGTCCGTCAATATTGTGGAACACAGAAAGAAGTTTGGGCCATTTCAGAGTTTGGAGAGTTTGATAGGCGTGCCCTTGATCCAGTATAAAACTGCTGTTGAAGTTTGTAACTCCATTCTTTGTCCAGAgaacagacagagaaaaaagtCGCAGGAAAAGTGGCTGCCGAGAAAGTTCATCAAACCAGGTGTAGAGAAGGAGAGACTTAAG GCCGTCAATAGTATCGTATCTATTGTGTTTGGTACTCGAAGAATTGCATGGGCTCACCTTGACCGGAAACCAACTGTGCTGGACTGGCAGCAGGCCGAGTGCTGGAAACTAACTAACAAAACATACCCATCGTCCTTTTATCTGGAAGAG atttcttcagTCGTTTCAAAGATCCCTAAAGCAGATCtctacattttagaaaaatcagGACTTTCCATTCAGAACACATCTCTGCTTCCTATACTGTTACACTTTCTTATCACGGAAGCCATGCTGTACGCCCTACTCAACAAAACTTTTGCAAAAGATGGCCAGCATCGGGTGCTGAGCATAAATCGAAATGCTGTGGGCAAGCACTTTGACCTGATGATCGGCGACACGAGGACTAGTGGGAGGGAGCTAGTGAAGCAGTTCCTCTCTGAGTCTGTGCTGAAGGAGCAGCCTCGGGTGTTCTTCCCCAGGGAGCTTGCAGTGCAGTACAGACAGAAGATTGGGAAGAGCTCACACCGGATTGAGGAGCTGTACGATTCGTTATTACAAGCTGTTGCTTTTTATGAGTTAGTTTTTGGCAGTGGCTCAGAGCTCAAATGTTAA